The Longimicrobium sp. genomic sequence GCCATTCTGGTGGAGCAGGGCGTGGTGACGGCCGACGAGGTGCGCCGCCAGCTGAAGTTCCAGATCCAGGAGATCGTCTTCGAGCTGATCCAGTGGAAGGACGGCTACTTCCGCTTCGAGGAAGGCACCGTCAACGCCAACGGCAACGTGCCGGTGCGGGTGAGCACCGAGTCGCTGCTGATGGAGGCGGCGCGGCGGGTGGACGAGTGGTCCACGCTGGAAACCAAGATCCCGCACATGGGGGTGATCCCCGTGTTCGTGATGGACTCGCCCGACGGGCCCACGCTGGACCTGCACCCCAAGGAGTGGGAGGTGCTGGCGGAGATCGACGGCGAGCGCACGCTCAAGGAGATCGCGCAGACGCTGGGCCGCGCGGACTTCGACGTCGCCAAGATCGCCTACGGGCTGGTGGCCACCGGCGTGGCGGACATCCGCGAGGAGCCGGCGGAGCGCGTGCTCACTCCCACGGCCGGG encodes the following:
- a CDS encoding DUF4388 domain-containing protein, yielding MAIEGPLRELALTDVFQLLDLSRKTGTLTITPEDGRSRPALVRFDRGAVIAAELGHAHERLGHLLRRAGKVTEAQIEAAHLAQKYAPGRGLGAILVEQGVVTADEVRRQLKFQIQEIVFELIQWKDGYFRFEEGTVNANGNVPVRVSTESLLMEAARRVDEWSTLETKIPHMGVIPVFVMDSPDGPTLDLHPKEWEVLAEIDGERTLKEIAQTLGRADFDVAKIAYGLVATGVADIREEPAERVLTPTAG